The Deinococcus reticulitermitis sequence CCAGCGTTCGGGCACCGAGTTCAGGTCGGGGGCGATCAGATGATCGGTGAGGCCGGTTTCGACCGTGCCCACGCACAGCAATGTCAGTGCCACCAGTCGCACCATGCCGTCGCGCGGGCGCAGCCACACGAGCAGCCCAGCGAAGGCAGCGAAGATCAGCGCCAGGGTCATCAGGAGCGCGGCGGTGGGCAGACCCACAGTCTCGACCAGATACTTGTGACCCAGAGACTCGTGACCCGGCAGCGACTGCCGAATTATCCATGCCACGCTGGGGATCAGGAACGCCAAGACGTAGACCGTCGCCAGCGCCCAGGCCCCCAGACCCAGGCCCGGGCGCCAGTGCGTGAGTGTGATTGCGGCCTTCAAGCGACCCACCCCCGGCCCAGAACGGGTTGCTGACCAGCGTAACATTCACTTGCCTCCTTCCTATCGGGCTACCTGGGGCCCGGTGCCAGGAGGCCAAACGGGGCCAGGGCTGGCGGCTGCTCGCCGTCAGGCCCCTGCAGAGCGCGTAGCTCACTTCACGAAAGTTAGCGGCAGCAGGGGCAGGCCGTTGTAGGCGCTGATCAGGTTCCGGGGCAGGGCGCCGCCCAGGCGTTTGTCGTAGGCGACATTGTAGGCGTAGGTGATCAGCGGAATCATGGCCTGCGACTGCGCCCACTCACGGTTGAGCTGCTGTCCAAGCGCCGCGCGCTTGACCGGGTCGAGTTCGCGGGTGCCCTGGGCGTACAGCTCGGCGATGCGCTGCTCGTCCGGCAGCAGGCAGCGTCCAGAGAGGTTGAAGTAGTGGCCGCCGCCGTCGCAGCGGGCCATGTAATCCAGGAACGGCCAGGTCCCGCTGAAGCCCGCATCGGCGTAGCGGAAGGCGTCGAACTGGCGTTCATCAGGCGTCTTGGGGTCGCCGTCTGCGGTGGCCCACAGGGTGTCGATGTCCGGCGTGGACACCGTGACCTTCACGCCTGCCGCCTTCGCGTCCGCCACGAAGATGTCCAGCTCCTGCCTACTCTGCGGGTCGCCGTAGGTCATCACCTCGAACTCGACGCGCCTGCCGTCGCCGTTGACCAGATAACCCTCGCTGTCTTTGGCCGCGTAGCCCAGCTCGCCCAGCAGTTTCACGGCGGCAGCCGGGTCGTAGGCGAAGGTGGGCAGGTCGGCGGGGATAAAGTCAGGAAACAGCAGCGGCACCAGCGAAGCCATCGGGCGCCCCAGGCCGCCCAGCGTGTCGTCGATGACCTTCTGGCGGTTGTACAGGTGGCTGACGGCCTGCCGGAACTTGGCGTTCCTGAACAGCGCCTGCTTGTAAGGTCGCTCGCCTTGTTCCAGTTGAACACCAGGTACGACATGCTGTTGCGCGGACTGACGTTCAGCAGCAGTTCGGCGTTCAGCTTCCCTGCCGTCATGGCGCTCTGCAACGTCTTCACGGCGTCGGCGCTTGGCACCACCGCCCAGTCCGTTTTACCTGCCAGAAAATGCGTGAGCATCGGCGCGTCAGGGCTCACTACGTTCAGTTCGATGCCGTCCAGGTACGGTAGTGCGCGGCCTTGAGCGTCCCGGTTCCACTCGCCCCAGTACGGGTTTTTCCTGAACAGGATATGCCCGTCCTCCCGGTTGTCGTTCTGCGCCAGCGTCCAAGTGCCCGCCGTCACGATGGTTGCCGGGTTCACGTCCCGGCCCCATAGCGCCGCCACGGCTTTCGCGCCGCCCCGCGCATACACCGGGCCGAAGAGGTGGTCGGGCCACGGCGCGAAGCTCAGAATCTCCTCGGCAGTCGCCATCGGCACCGGGAAGGTCACCTGAAGCGTGGAGGCGTCCAGCGCCCGCAGTGTGACCGGCTGGTCGCCATTGAAGAAGTCGCCGTACAGCGCGGATTTCACTGCCTTATCGGTGTGGATTTTCCAGGTGGTGACGAAATCCTGCGCGGTCACGGGCTGGCCGTCACTAAACCTCATGCCCGGGCGCAGCCGGACGGTGTACACCCGGCCATCCGCTGAAATCTGCGG is a genomic window containing:
- a CDS encoding ABC transporter substrate-binding protein yields the protein MEQGERPYKQALFRNAKFRQAVSHLYNRQKVIDDTLGGLGRPMASLVPLLFPDFIPADLPTFAYDPAAAVKLLGELGYAAKDSEGYLVNGDGRRVEFEVMTYGDPQSRQELDIFVADAKAAGVKVTVSTPDIDTLWATADGDPKTPDERQFDAFRYADAGFSGTWPFLDYMARCDGGGHYFNLSGRCLLPDEQRIAELYAQGTRELDPVKRAALGQQLNREWAQSQAMIPLITYAYNVAYDKRLGGALPRNLISAYNGLPLLPLTFVK